A region from the Vicia villosa cultivar HV-30 ecotype Madison, WI linkage group LG3, Vvil1.0, whole genome shotgun sequence genome encodes:
- the LOC131658341 gene encoding uncharacterized protein LOC131658341 codes for MIAKSNTEEDHVVYLLKLFERLRKYKLRLNPNKCTFGVRSGKLLGFIVSQKGIEVDPDKVRAIRDMPAPRTEKQVRGFLGRLNYISRFISHMTATCGPIFKLLRKDQSIVWNDDCQKAFDSIKEYLLEPPILIPPVEGRPLIMYLTVLEESMGCVLGQQDDTGRKEHAIYYLSKKFTDCESRYTLLEKTCCALAWAAKRLRRIARWQMLLSEYDIEYRAQKAIKGSILADHLAHQPIEDYQTVKFDFPDEDVMYLRMKDCEEPGPEEGPEPGSRWGLVFDGASNSFGHGVGAVIITPHGSHVPFTARICFECTNNIAEYEACIMGLEEAIDLRIKILDVYGDSSLVINQIKGEWETRHPGLIPYRDYARRLLPFFNKVTFHHIPRDENQMADALATLSSMYKVNAHNEVPRITIRRLDRPAHVFTMETEIDNKPWYHDIKCFLKNHEYPPEASSKDKKTLRRLAFNFFLNGDVLYKRNYDMFVKRCHKCQIYADKIHVPPTLLNVISSPWPFSMWGIDMIGMIQPKASNGHRFILVAIDYFTKWVEAASYANVTKQVVVKFIKNQIICRYGVPNKIITDNGSNLNNNMMRELCESFKIEHHNSSPYRPKMNGAVEAANKNIKKILQKMVVTYKDWHEMLPFALHGYRTSVRTSTGATPFSLVYGMEAVLPVEVEIPSMRVLMEAKLTEAEWCQNRFDQLNLIEEKRLTALCHGQLYQKRLKKAFDKKVKPREFREGDLVLKKVLPFQPDPRGKWAPNYEGPYVVKKTFSGGAMILATMDGEELPRPMNADAIRSLGSDQGLLIKYDFD; via the exons atgattgccaagtctaaCACCGAAGAAGATCACGTGGTATACTTATTGAAGTTGTTTGAGCGTTTGAGAAAATACAAGCTCCGCTTGaacccaaacaaatgcacttttggtgttaGATCTGGAAAGctgttgggtttcattgtcagccagaAGGGCATTGAGGTCGATCCGGACAAAGTTAGAGCTATCCGTGACATGCCCGCACCGagaactgagaaacaagtcagaggttTCCTTGGGCgtttgaactacatctccaggtTTATATCTCACATGACTGCCACATGTGggccaatcttcaagttgcttCGGAAAGATCAGAGCATTGTATGGAATGATGATTgccagaaagcttttgacagtatcaaagagtattTACTTGAGCCTCCTATCTTGATTCCACCAGTGGAGGGTAGACCCCTAATCATGTACCTAACTGTTTTGGAAGAGtctatgggttgtgtccttggacaacaagatgataCTGGAAGGAAAGAACACGCCATCTATTATTTGAGCAAGAAGTTTactgattgtgaatcccgctataCGTTACTTGAGAAGACCTGTTGCGCTTTGGCTTGGGCAGCAAAACGTCTCC gaaggattgcccgctGGCAGATGTTACTGTCTGAATATGACATAGAGTACCGTGCACAGAAAGCTATCAAGGGAAGCATCTTAGCGGACCACTTGGCTCACCAGCCTATTGAAGATTATCAAACAGTTAAATTTGATTTCCccgatgaagatgtcatgtatcTGAGGATGAAAGATTGTGAAGAGCCAGGCCCTGAGGAGGGACCTGAACCTGGATCTCGGTGGGGTTTGGtatttgatggagcttctaattcTTTTGGCCATGGAGTTGGGGCAGTCATCATTACTCCCCATGGTTCTCATGTTCCATTTACCGCTAGAATTTGTTTTGAGTGCACGAACAATATAGCAGAGTACGaggcttgtatcatgggtcttgaAGAAGCTATTGATTTGAGAATTAAAATTCTCGACGTGTATGGAGATTCGTCATTGGTAATCAATCAGATTAAAGGTGagtgggaaactcgtcatccggGGTTGATCCCATACAGAGACTATGCTAGACGTTTGCTACCGTTCTTCAATAAAGTCACTTTTCATCATATACCTAGGGACGAAAACCAGATGGCAGATGCTCTGGCCAccttgtcttccatgtacaaagtgaatgcCCATAATGAAGTGCCTCGCATCACGATTAGACGCCTCGATAGGCCTGCCCATGTCTTCACAATGGAAACTGAGATAGATAACAAACCATGGTATCATGATATAAAGTGTTTCCTCAAAAATCATGAATACCCACCTGAGGCATCAAGTAAAGACAAGAAGACTTTAAGGAGATTAGCATTCAATTTTTTCCTCAATGGGGATGTTTtgtacaaaaggaactatgacatg TTTGTGAAGAGGTGCCACAAATGTCAAATTTATGCCGATAAGATACACGTGCCCCCAACTCTGCTCAACGTCATTTCTTCCCCATGGCCATTCTCTatgtggggaattgatatgattggcatgattcaACCCAAAGCTTCGAATGGTCATCGTTTTATATTGgtcgccattgattacttcaccaagtgggttgaagcggcTTCGTACGCCAATGTGACCAAACAAGTAGTTGTCAAGTTCATCAAAAACCaaatcatctgcagatatggtgttcCGAATAagattatcactgataatggctctaACTTGAACAACAATATGATGAGGGAACtctgtgaaagcttcaagatcgagcatcacaactcttctccATACAGACCTAAGATGAATGGTgctgttgaagctgctaacaaaaaTATTAAGAAGATCTTGCAAAAAATGGTGGTTACatataaggattggcatgagatgcttCCTTTTGccttacatggataccgtacgtCTGTCCgaacttcaacaggggcaactcctttctctttGGTCTATGGGATGGAAGCAGTACTCCCAGTAGAAGTAGAGATCccgtcaatgagagtcttgatggaagccaAGTTgactgaggctgaatggtgtcaaaacaggtTTGATCAGCTGAATCTAATTGAGGAAAAGAGATTGACAGCCCTATGTCATGGCCAGTTATATCAGAAGAGACTAAAAAAGGCATTTGACAAGAAGGTCAAACCTCGAGAGTTTAGAGAAGGCGATCTGGTACTCAAGAAGGTCTTGCCCTTTCAACCTGACCCTAGGGGCAAGTGGGCACCAAATTATGAAGgtccatatgttgttaagaagaCTTTCTCTGGAGGCGCCATGATCCtagcaaccatggatggtgaggagcTCCCGCGACctatgaatgctgatgca ATTCGATCACTTGGAAGCGACCAAGGACTCCTCATCAAATACGATTTCGACTAA
- the LOC131661911 gene encoding uncharacterized protein LOC131661911, which translates to MGWRGILGFEYGIVQAPLGPDISGPQLVAAVANAGALGLLRAPDWESPDYLRELIKKTRTLTDKPFGVGLVLAFPHEENLKAILDEKVAVLQTYWGDCTPELVAKVHSAGVKIVPQVGSVESAKLAIDAGVDGIIVQGREAGGHVIGQDSLISLVPRVVDLVGDRDIPVIAAGAIVDARGYVAALALGAQGVCLGTRFLATEESYAHPIYKRKLIELNETEYTGVFGRARWPDAPHRVLQTPFFKEWKSLPAHENEANQSVIGHSTIHGVEKDIRRFAGTVPNMTTTGDLESMCMYAGEGVGLIKEILHASEVIKRLVEGAQLIIQQNFE; encoded by the exons ATGGGTTGGAGAGGAATATTGGGTTTCGAATATGGCATAGTTCAGGCACCATTAGGTCCTGATATCTCTGGTCCTCAACTTGTTGCTGCTGTTGCCAATGCTGGTGCTCTTGGCCTACTCAGAGCTCCTGATTGG GAATCCCCGGATTACTTGAGGGAGCTCATAAAAAAAACCAGGACATTAACTGATAAACCCTTTGGGGTTGGTTTGGTTCTAGCTTTTCCTCATGAGGAGAATTTAAAGGCTATTCTTGATGAAAAAGTTGCAGTCTTGCAAACTTATTGGGGTGATTGTACACCTGAATTGGTTGCCAAGGTTCATTCAGCTGGGGTTAAAATTGTTCCACAA GTTGGGAGTGTTGAAAGCGCAAAACTGGCAATTGATGCAGGTGTGGATGGAATCATCGTACAAGGACGTGAGGCTGGTGGTCATGTTATTGGTCAG GATAGTTTAATTTCATTGGTACCGAGGGTGGTCGATCTTGTTGGCGACCGTGATATACCTGTTATCGCAGCTGGAGCAATTGTAGATGCTCGTGGTTATGTCGCTGCTTTAGCACTTGGTGCTCAAGGTGTCTGTCTAGGCACTAG GTTTCTCGCAACTGAGGAAAGCTATGCTCATCCTATATACAAAAGAAAGTTAATTGAACTCAATGAAACTGAGTACACAGGCGTATTTGGCAGGGCAAGATGGCCCGACGCACCTCATCGTGTCCTGCAGACACCCTTCTTCAAGGAGTGGAAATCCCTTCCAGCCCATGAAAATGAAGCAAACCAATCTGTCATTGGCCATTCAACAATTCACGGCGTG GAGAAAGACATACGTCGTTTTGCCGGTACAGTCCCAAATATGACAACTACAGGAGATCTCGAGAGTATGTGTATGTATGCTGGTGAAGGTGTTGGTCTCATCAAGGAAATTTTGCATGCTAGTGAAGTGATAAAAAGACTAGTTGAAGGGGCTCAACTCATAATTCAGCAAAACTTCGAGTAG
- the LOC131661910 gene encoding folylpolyglutamate synthase-like isoform X2, with translation MSQGGDNGSSKSLPLTPYEEALEALSSLITKRTRVGDVNMEERFTVLFQYLKMLELEEAISNMKIIHVAGTKGKIIVLPFMCKV, from the exons ATGTCCCAAG GAGGAGATAACGGGTCTTCAAAATCTTTGCCATTGACGCCATATGAAGAAGCATTGGAAGCCTTGTCGTCTTTGATTACTAAACGCACTCGGGTTGGTGATGTCAATATGGAGGAGCGATTCACCGTGCTATTTCAATATTTAAAG ATGCTTGAGTTGGAGGAGGCAATTTCAAATATGAAGATTATTCATGTTGCTGGTACTAAAGGGAAG ATTATTGTCTTGCCATTTATGTGCAAGGTTTAG
- the LOC131661910 gene encoding uncharacterized protein LOC131661910 isoform X1 gives MSQGGDNGSSKSLPLTPYEEALEALSSLITKRTRVGDVNMEERFTVLFQYLKMLELEEAISNMKIIHVAGTKGKTIEKMVENKLRWFGHVKRRHVDYVIRRVDRIEINQSTRRIGRSRKAIREVIKKDLEINDLDRSMVLDRTL, from the exons ATGTCCCAAG GAGGAGATAACGGGTCTTCAAAATCTTTGCCATTGACGCCATATGAAGAAGCATTGGAAGCCTTGTCGTCTTTGATTACTAAACGCACTCGGGTTGGTGATGTCAATATGGAGGAGCGATTCACCGTGCTATTTCAATATTTAAAG ATGCTTGAGTTGGAGGAGGCAATTTCAAATATGAAGATTATTCATGTTGCTGGTACTAAAGGGAAG ACAATAgagaagatggtggaaaataAACTTAGGTGGTTTGGGCATGTAAAGAGAAGACATGTAGATTATGTGATAAGAAGAGTAGATCGGATAGAGATAAATCAATCAACTAGAAGAATAGGAAGATCTAGAAAggctataagagaagttattaaaaaagatctcgagattaacgatttggatagaagcatggtcCTAGATAGAACATTATGA
- the LOC131658340 gene encoding uncharacterized protein LOC131658340 gives MEDLEQENHELRDEVTTLRAGVERLTALVETLMAAQNTQAQTREQITVVSEILTTTIAMAQNTGHSFYQTTHGFPWGMSHGFTPEGYQHTSGAIQTTATMNGTHFVPGATQAIPTMVFTPPIPGAAKFTPVMTMTPTLVHTVPQTEEAIYHVEPSEGNGVHDDFQDQFQEMRKEIKALKGKNSFGKNAYDMCLVPNVRIPAKFKVPDFEKYKGNSCPQSHLTMYCRKMATHTDDDKLLIHYFQDSLTGAALRWYMGLDSSHISSFDDLVEAFVRQYKYNIDMAPDRDQLRAMAQKERESFKEYAQRWREVAAQISPPMEEKEMTKVFLKTLSSFYYERMVASAPTDFTEMVNMGMRLEEGVREGRLAKEGSSSGVKKFGGGFFKKKEQEVSAVSYGMTGRKSNYQSQHVAVVSNTAPTTPGYQPQFPQQNIQQQPQQQTRQPQNYQQNKAQRKIEFDPIPMTYTELLPALIKKNLVQTRTPPPVPENIPWWYKADDFCAFHQGAPGHSTERCYPLKLEVQKLVKSGMLTFKDVNPNVQANPLPQHGAASVNMVHGCPGRYQVFDIRYIRGSLVRMHAGLCRLAYFQHDHAACIVCSRSSRGCLTVRRDLQRLLDQRLITITYDRNEDDDVNVVTPHFNIPEPMEMIYDSQNFPVSPLVIYPSGPIPYTSDKAIPYKYNATMLEEGREVPVPNVPSVDSIAGVSRVTRSGRVFAPSPQKRVEIPVGEQVLVRNPIVGVEPSFVEGQSSGTNADTSDDEILKLIKKSEYKVVDQLLQTPSKISVLSLLACSPVHREALMKILDQAFVDHDVTIDQFGGIVGNITACNNLSFSDEELPGEGRNHNLALHISMNCQSDALSNVLVDTGSSLNVMPKSTLSRLSYQGAPMRYSGVIVKAFDGSRKSVIGEVDLPMKIGPHTFQIKFQVMDIHAAYSCLLGRPWIHEAGAVTSTLHQKLKFVSNGKLVTVDGEQALVVSHLSSFSYIDAGEAVGTQFQALSVAGKDVEKNGTSISSLKDARQVVQDGSAVGWGQVLSLPDNKFREGLGFSPTSARYSKQDTVTRPMQEIFHSGGFDHPTPPEVDAVIENDSEEDSSSFVVRGLVCQNWSVVDVPSVVHISK, from the coding sequence ATGGAAGACCTTGAGCAAGAAAATCATGAACTCCGCGATGAAGTGACTACTCTCCGCGCAGGGGTAGAAAGATTAACTGCTTTGGTAGAAAccttgatggctgctcagaatacTCAAGCTCAGACTAGAGAACAAATCACTGTGGTTTCAGAAATTCTCACTACTACCATTGCCATGGCTCAAAACACTGGTCATTCCTTTTACCAGACGACCCATGGTTTCCCTTGGGGCATGTCTCACGGCTTTACACCCGAAGGATATCAGCATACCAGTGGAGCTATTCAAACCACTGCTACAATGAATGGGACTCATTTTGTTCCTGGAGCCACTCAAGCCATTCCCACGATGGTCTTCACCCCACCTATCCCTGGAGCTGCTAAATTCACCCCTGTAATGACTATGACTCCAACTCTGGTACATACTGTGCCACAAACTGAGGAAGCTATTTACCATGTCGAGCCAAGTGAAGGAAATGGAGTCCATGACGATTTCCAAGATCAGTTCCAAGAGATGCGAAAGGAGATCAAGGCACTTAAAGGGAaaaattcatttggaaaaaatgcttATGATATGTGTCTTGTGCCGAATGTGCGAATTCCGGCCAAATTCAAGGTGCCTGATTTTgaaaagtataaagggaattcatgtcCTCAGAGTCATTTGACTATGTACTGTAGAAAGATGGCTACTCACACTGATGATGACAAATTGTtgatccattactttcaagatagcttaACTGGTGCTGCTTTAAGATGGTACATGGGATTGGATAGTTCCCATATCAGTTCTTTTGATGACCTTGTAGAAGcgtttgtccgacaatacaagtataatattgacatggctcctgatagagatcaACTTCGTGCCATGGCACAGAAAGAGagagaatctttcaaagaatatgcacaaagatggcgtgaagttgccgCCCAAATTTCTCCCCCCATGGAggaaaaagaaatgacaaaagTTTTCTTGAAGACTCTTAGCTCGTTTTATTACGAGAGGATGGTTGCAAGTGCCCCAACAGACTTTACTGAGATGGTGAATATGGGAATGCGGCTTGAGGAAGGTGTTCGCGAAGGAAGATTAGCCAAGGAAGGAAGTTCTAGTGGTGTCAAAAAGTTTGGGGGCGGTTTTTTCAAGAAGAAGGAACAAGAAGTTAGTGCTGTCTCATACGGAATGACTGGAAGAAAGAGCAACTATCAGTCACAACACGTCGCGGTTGTGTCCAATACAGCTCCAACGACTCCAGGCTATCAACCCCAATTTCCTCAACAAAATATACaacaacaacctcagcaacagaCTCGCCAGCCACAAAATTATCAGCAGAATAAAGCGCAAAGAAAGATAGAGTTTGACCCGATACCCATGACTTATACTGAGTTGCTTCCCGCTCTCATAAAGAAGAATCTCGTGCAGACTAGGACTCCCCCACCTGTCCCGGAAAACAtcccatggtggtacaaggcTGACGACTTTTGTGCTTTCCACCAAGGTGCACCTGGTCATAGCACAGAAAGATGTTACCCATTGAAGTTGGAAGTGCAGAAGCTGGTTAAAAGTGGTATGCTGACTTTCAAAGATGTCAATCCAAATGTTCAAGCTAACCCTTTGCCTCAACATGGAGCGGCTTCTGTGAATATGGTGCACGGATGTCCTGGGAGATACCAAGTTTTCGACATTCGCTatatcagaggatcattggttaGGATGCATGCTGGTTTATGCAGACTTGCTTATTTTCAACATGACCACGCCGCATGTATAGTTTGTTCCCGAAGTTCACGTGGGTGTCTCACTGTGAGAAGAGACTTGCAGAGGCTGTTGGATCAAAGGCTCATAACCATTACTTACGACAGAAATGAGGATGATGATGTCAATGTTGTGACCCCTCATTTTAACATACCCGAGCCTATGGAGATGATTTATGATAGCCAGAATTTCCCTGTTTCTCCTTTGGTGATTTATCCATCTGGTCCGATTCCTTACACTTCAGACAAAGCAATACCCTACAAGTACAATGCCACTATGCTCGAGGAGGGAAGAGAAGTTCCAGTACCCAATGTGCCTTCTGTTGATAGTATTGCTGGTGTGAGCAGAGTGACGAGAAGTGGACGCGTGTTTGCACCATCGCCTCAGAAAAGGGTCGAAATCCCTGTTGGTGAACAAGTGCTAGTGAGAAATCCAATTGTGGGTGTTGAACCAAGTTTTGTTGAAGGGCAGTCTAGTGGGACAAACgctgatacaagtgatgacgagaTTCTGAAGTTGATCAAGAAGAGCGAATACAAGGTTGTCGATCAACTATTGCAAACTCCTTCTAAGATTTCCGTGCTCTCTTTGCTGGCATGTTCCCCTGTGCATAGGGAAGCCTTGATGAAGATTTTGGATCAAGCCTTTGTCGACCATGACGTGACGATTGACCAATTTGGTGGGATTGTGGGAAATATAACTGCATGCAATAACCTGAGTTTCAGTGATGAAGAGCTTCCTGGAGAAGGCAGAAACCATAACTTGGCGTTGCACATTTCAATGAACTGCCAGTCAGATGCTCTGTCTAATGTATTGGTAGACACTGGTTCGTCTTTGAACGTTATGCCCAAATCCACTTTATCGAGGCTTTCGTATCAAGGTGCTCCAATGAGGTACAGTGGGGttattgtcaaggcttttgatgggtcAAGAAAGAGTGTTATTGGAGAAGTGGACCTTCCAATGAAGATCGGCCCGCatacctttcaaatcaaattccaggTAATGGATATCCATGCTGCGTATAGCTGCCTATTGGGCCGCCCATGGATCCACGAGGCAGGGGCAGTTACCTCCACACTCCATCAGAAATTGAAGTTCGTAAGCAATGGAAAGCTGGTTACAGTGGATGGAGAGCAGGCATTAGTGGTCAGTCATCTTTCGTCATTTTCCTACATTGACGCTGGTGAAGCCGTTGGAACTCAATTCCAAGCACTTTCTGTGGCTGGCAAGGATGTTGAAAAGAATGGGACATCTATCTCTTCTTTGAAAGATGCACGTCAAGTGGTTCAAGATGGTTCCGCTGTGGGTTGGGGTCAAGTTTTGAGTCTGCCCGATAACAAGTTTCGTGAAGGTCTTGGTTTTTCTCCTACATCTGCAAGATATAGTAAGCAAGACACTGTTACCCGCCCGATGCAAGAGATATTTCACAGTGGAGGTTTTGATCATCCTACACCTCCTGAAGTAGATGCTGTTATTGAAAATGATTCTGAAGAGGATTCGTCAAGCTTCGTGGTGCGTGGACTAGTTTGCCAGAATTGGAGTGTTGTTGATGTCCCGTCGGTGGTTCACATTTCTAAGTAA